A DNA window from Mya arenaria isolate MELC-2E11 chromosome 17, ASM2691426v1 contains the following coding sequences:
- the LOC128222816 gene encoding zinc finger protein 862-like: protein MTCKVCQEYMTITQLQVKVGKKFLTGCSNLKISAINDHEMSDMHKKAVESEKNTSTVDVLTSSSSGKALLSLKQAERNKLQHLFRNAHAVAKRGRPLRDYKWLCECTEAHGVKLGDTYKNSQAALAFLTYIGTVEVQQTIATVRMSKSFSILLDGSTDLSGDEQESIYIRCSTNGKITERFCSLRTPESTRSKDIHSMVNSFMEEHSLEKSKHIGLGSDGASNMTGVKAGLAALLKNGPHFINVHCLVHRLELAFRDALKGVKFYDKLMTLLIGLHYHYKKYYKNKKGRKDTFEALQLKAMLPPKVTGTRWLPHLSRGLKALIKGYRAFECHLSDQSHNNPKAEGLVKIMTDKHVVAFFLFLHDFIEPLAKLSAKMQQKSITLGDAMVWIEATKETIAENALLFWR, encoded by the exons ATGACATGCAAGGTGTGCCAAGAATATATGACAATAACTCAACTTCAGGTCAAAGTAGGAAAGAAATTTCTTACTGGTTGCAGTAACCTAAAAATTAGTGCAATCAATGACCATGAAATGTCTGATATGCACAAAAAAGCTGTTGagagtgaaaaaaacacatctaCTGTTGATGTTCTTACGTCATCTTCATCAGGCAAAGCCCTCTTGTCATTAAAACAGGCAGAACGTAACAAACTTCAACATCTTTTTCGAAATGCCCATGCTGTTGCCAAACGCGGTAGACCCCTTAGGGACTATAAGTGGTTATGCGAATGTACTGAAGCGCATGGTGTTAAACTTGGGGACACTTACAAAAACAGTCAAGCAGCTCTGGCATTTTTGACTTACATTGGGACGGTTGAAGTCCAGCAGACCATTGCAACAGTGAGAATGTCAAAATCCTTCTCAATACTCCTGGATGGTTCTACAGACTTAAGTGGTGATGAACAAGAATCCATATACATCAGGTGCTCTACCAATGGGAAAATTACAGAAAGATTCTGTTCACTCCGCACACCAGAAAGCACACGGTCCAAAGACATACATTCCATGGTGAATTCTTTCATGGAAGAACACAGTTTAGAAAAAT CTAAACATATTGGCCTTGGGTCGGATGGTGCCAGCAATATGACAGGGGTTAAAGCAGGACTGGCTGCCCTACTTAAAAACGGTCCTCATTTCATTAATGTTCATTGTCTAGTACATAGGCTTGAACTGGCATTCAGAGATGCATTAAAAGGGGTGAAATTTTATGATAAGTTGATGACCTTACTGATCGGGCTCCACTATCACTacaaaaaatactataaaaacaaaaaaggtcgAAAGGACACATTCGAAGCTCTGCAGTTAAAGGCAATGTTACCGCCAAAAGTCACAGGGACACGTTGGCTTCCTCATCTCAGCAGAGGACTGAAGGCGCTGATAAAGGGATATAGAGCATTTGAATGTCACCTGTCTGACCAAAGTCACAACAACCCCAAAGCAGAAGGCCTTGTCAAGATTATGACAGACAAGCATGTAGTTGCTTTCTTCTTGTTCCTGCAT GACTTCATCGAACCACTGGCAAAGCTGTCAGCAAAGATGCAGCAGAAGTCAATTACACTTGGCGATGCCATGGTATGGATTGAGGCGACAAAGGAGACGATTGCAGAGAACGCACTGCT ATTTTGGAGATGA